Part of the Candidatus Omnitrophota bacterium genome, AACTGCGCGCTTACAAAGCGTCAATGAAAAGCAAAACCCTTATTTTTGGAAATTGATAAAAGCTTTTTATGAGAAAACCTCTATTCCTGTATTGCTTAATACTTCATTCAACGAAAACGAGCCGATAGTCTGTACGCCAGCTGAGGCGCTTGATTGCTTTATCAGGACGAAGATGGATGCGCTTGTATTGGGTAACTATATAATTAATAAGCCTTAAACTCGCGATTAGTATGAAAGTAACTTTTTTGGATTTACCTAATTTTCTGGGAAGACAGAATGTGGAGAGGGTTTTTGGGTGCACGTATACCCTTTATCCTATGCCCAACATATTTTCTTTGCTGAATGCGGCAATAATCAGAGATTCTGGTATTAAGGTAAGGTACATAGATATGGCCAATGAGGGATGGAAATTAAAGAAGTTTACCCGGTTTATTAATAATGATGATAGCGATGCCTATGTATTTCATTCCGTAAATCTTTCTGTTAAATCCGATATATTTGCCCATTCTTTGATTAGAAGAGAAAAACCGTCTGTGGCTTTGATTTATACCGGTCCGGCACCTACGTATTTTACTGGCAGTTTTCTGACAGATAATAATACATTTGTGGTAAGGGGAGAGAGTGATTATACCTTAAGGGATTTAGTCTTGCGCCTAGAGAATCGGCAAAAGGTGTTCGGCGGTTTAAACGGAATATCCTATCTAGATGGGGGTAATATTATAAATAATCCTATGCGTCCCTTGATAGATGATTTAGATGCTCTGCCTTTCCCAGCCAGGGACCTCCTGAACAATAATCTGTATTATAACCCTAAGCTGGATAGGCGGCCGTTTACTGCCATGCAGACTTCCAGGAATTGTTCCTACAGGTGTAGTTTTTGCGTGCCTAATTCTTTTAATTTTGCAAGGGAACTGGAACACAAAAAATTCAACGCCAATCTTAAACCCCCGGTTAGGGTCCGTTCGGCAGCAAATGTAATACAGGAATTCAGGCTGCTTAAAGACCAGGGGTATAAGGCGGTAAGCATAATAGATGACCAGTTTCTTTGGCAGGAAGAGAGGACTGTGTCTATATGCCGGGGTATCAGGGAATTGGGTATTGAATGGGGGTGCCTGGCCAGGGCTGATCATATTAGCGATAAAATCGCTGAAGAATTGAGACTGGCAGGCTTAAAATATATAGATTTAGGCATAGAATCGTTTAACCAGAATGTTCTTAATGATGTCTGTAAGGACCTGGATGTGGAAAGAGCTTATCAGGCAATTGATATTTTAAAAAGTCGCGGTATACTTGTAAAGATCAACCTGATATTGGGCATTTCACCTTTACAGGATAAAGCTGTTATATTGGATGATATTGCCAGGGCAAGAAAAATAGGTGTTGATGCTGTTATGTTTTCTATAGCTACGCCTTTCCCGGGTACGGTATTTTTTGAGAGGGCAAAGCTTAACCGGTGGATTGTTAATAAAGAGTACAGGCCGGAAAGTGTGCAGTCTAAGGCAATAATAGATTATCCAGGCCTGACACACAAGGAGCTGGATAGCCTTGTAAGGAAGGCAAACTTATCATTTTATTTTGCACCCAAGTTTATATTGAAGAACATTAAAAGAATATTCAGCCCATTAAGTCTTTATCGGGGCATACTTGCTTTAAAAAGAAAGTTTTTATAATGAAGAATATTTTATTTTTATCAGCCAGCATGCCTTTCCCCCCTATAGGCGGAGAAAAAATAAGGCCATTCCATTTTATTAAACATTTATCTGCTATGGGATATAAGATAACCATAGCTGCCTTTACAGGCAGCAAGAGCGTAAGTGATTCAGGCAGCCAGTTTGCTAATGTGAAGATGATAGGGATTAAGCTTCCTAAATATATTTCATATTTGCAATGTGCAGGCGGTCTTTTAAGAGATTTGCCGCTTGAAAATAGTTATTTTTATTCAGGAAGAATGAAGCGGGCTATTGAGCAGGAGCTTAAAATCGGTAATTACGATTTAATCTTTTGCCATTTAGTAAGGATGGCGGAATATGTAAAAAACTATAGA contains:
- a CDS encoding radical SAM protein, which codes for MKVTFLDLPNFLGRQNVERVFGCTYTLYPMPNIFSLLNAAIIRDSGIKVRYIDMANEGWKLKKFTRFINNDDSDAYVFHSVNLSVKSDIFAHSLIRREKPSVALIYTGPAPTYFTGSFLTDNNTFVVRGESDYTLRDLVLRLENRQKVFGGLNGISYLDGGNIINNPMRPLIDDLDALPFPARDLLNNNLYYNPKLDRRPFTAMQTSRNCSYRCSFCVPNSFNFARELEHKKFNANLKPPVRVRSAANVIQEFRLLKDQGYKAVSIIDDQFLWQEERTVSICRGIRELGIEWGCLARADHISDKIAEELRLAGLKYIDLGIESFNQNVLNDVCKDLDVERAYQAIDILKSRGILVKINLILGISPLQDKAVILDDIARARKIGVDAVMFSIATPFPGTVFFERAKLNRWIVNKEYRPESVQSKAIIDYPGLTHKELDSLVRKANLSFYFAPKFILKNIKRIFSPLSLYRGILALKRKFL